From the Musa acuminata AAA Group cultivar baxijiao chromosome BXJ3-7, Cavendish_Baxijiao_AAA, whole genome shotgun sequence genome, one window contains:
- the LOC135643049 gene encoding homeobox protein knotted-1-like 6: MEEFSQLGGNLWGGLMCSTSPAAKSSGDTGAVAMVAPPSGGASVFDKGHGCIPNPLLLGSGGNQNSHLLAKHEGASSSHFPPCDVDAIKAKIISHPQYSSLLAAYIDCQKVGAPPEVVDRLSAVAQELEMRQRASLICRDAPTDPELDQFMEAYHEMLVKYREELTRPLQEAMEFLRRVEAQLNSLSLTDGSLRILSADDKFGVCSSEDDQDGSGGETELPELDASAEDRELKHQLLRKYSGYLSSLRQELSKKKKKGKLPKDARQQLLNWWELHYKWPYPSETQKVALAESTGLDLKQINNWFINQRKRHWKPSEDMQFVVMDGYHAPNAALYMDGQYFMGDGLYRLGP; this comes from the exons ATGGAGGAATTTTCTCAGCTGGGAGGCAATCTCTGGGGAGGGTTGATGTGTTCCACATCTCCTGCGGCAAAATCTTCAGGCGATACGGGTGCGGTCGCCATGGTTGCACCTCCCTCGGGAGGTGCGTCTGTGTTTGACAAAGGTCACGGCTGCATCCCCAACCCTCTCCTCCTCGGCAGCGGTGGCAATCAGAACTCCCATCTCCTAGCCAAACACGAGGGGGCCTCCTCCTCCCACTTCCCTCCGTGCGACGTGGATGCCATCAAAGCCAAGATCATCTCCCACCCTCAGTACTCCAGCCTCCTCGCTGCTTATATCGACTGCCAAAAG GTGGGGGCTCCCCCTGAGGTTGTAGACCGCCTCTCCGCCGTGGCTCAGGAGTTGGAAATGAGACAGCGCGCGAGTTTGATCTGCCGAGACGCTCCTACGGATCCCGAGCTCGACCAGTTCATG GAGGCATACCATGAGATGCTGGTCAAGTACAGGGAAGAGCTAACGAGGCCATTGCAAGAGGCCATGGAGTTTCTCCGAAGGGTGGAGGCTCAGCTCAACTCCCTGTCTCTCACCGACGGCTCCCTTCGCATCTTGTCCGCTG ATGACAAGTTTGGGGTTTGTTCATCGGAAGACGACCAAGATGGGAGTGGGGGAGAAACTGAACTCCCCGAGCTCGATGCATCTGCCGAGGACCGAGAGCTGAAGCACCAACTTCTGAGGAAGTACAGCGGTTATTTGAGCAGCCTCAGGCAAGAGctttccaagaagaagaaaaaggggaaACTCCCAAAGGATGCCCGACAACAGTTGCTCAACTGGTGGGAGCTGCATTACAAGTGGCCTTATCCTTCC GAGACTCAGAAGGTGGCGCTAGCAGAATCTACCGGCCTTGATCTGAAGCAGATCAACAACTGGTTCATAAATCAAAGGAAGAGGCACTGGAAGCCATCGGAAGACATGCAGTTCGTCGTCATGGATGGCTACCATGCACCCAATGCTGCACTTTACATGGATGGACAGTACTTTATGGGCGACGGCTTGTATCGCCTGGGACCTTAG
- the LOC135642125 gene encoding DEAD-box ATP-dependent RNA helicase 16-like: protein MARENPSDGKEEEEEDVGFEELGLDPRLTRALSKKGIAKATPIQREAIPLILEGKDVVARAKTGSGKTFAYLLPVLQKLFSESGLGKSAPSVFVLVPTRELCQQVYLEASSLLEFCRVQLRVVQLTASMAIMDMRTALSGSPDIVVSTPASISTCIAKGALQTSSIKDSLSMLVLDEADLLLSYGYEHDLKSIVAHVPRRCQCLLMSATSSSDVEKLKKLVLHNPVILTLSEVGQSKDDIIPKNVQQFVISCSDRDKLLHLLALLKLELVQKKVLIFVNSIDNGFRIRLFLEQFGIRSSVLNAELPQNSRLHILEEFNAGLFDYLIATDDSQRKGKEQTLTENKMSSKKSKKQLRQKIDAEFGVVRGIDFKNVFTVINFDMPRGPAGYVHRIGRTGRAFNTGVAVSLVSLAEEGILEEVKSMFGDGDNEELSNCIVPFPLLTKNAVESLRYRAEDVAKGVTKIAVRESRAQDLRNEILNSEKLKAHFEDNPKDLDLLKHDKLLSKKAPPSHLREVPEYLVDLTTKEASKILKLTRAAMGIKTSKKRPGFRRGLGRSRDPLKTFSAEPRRKGRKGGNKRKESNNEASNQGRKKARHAA from the exons ATGGCGCGCGAAAACCCATCGGacgggaaggaggaggaagaagaggacgtTGGCTTCGAAGAACTGGGTCTCGACCCTCGTTTGACGCGAGCTTTGTCGAAGAAGGGCATCGCCAAAGCCACGCCTATCCAGCGCGAGGCTATCCCTTTGATCCTG GAAGGCAAGGATGTCGTTGCGCGGGCAAAGACGGGCTCCGGGAAGACATTTGCTTACCTTCTTCCCGTTCTCCAGAAGCTCTTCTCCGAGAGTGGTTTGGGAAAGTCGGCGCCAAGTGTTTTCGTTCTTGTTCCGACACGGGAACTGTGCCAACAG GTCTATTTGGAGGCGTCATCTCTCCTTGAATTTTGTAGAGTTCAGTTAAGAGTTGTGCAATTGACAGCCAGCATGGCCATCATGGATATG AGAACTGCATTGTCTGGTTCACCTGATATTGTGGTCTCAACTCCAGCTTCCATTTCAACATGCATAGCGAAAGGTGCCCTTCAGACATCTTCTATTAAGGATTCACTTTCAATGCTGGTCCTTGATGAG GCTGACCTTCTACTATCATATGGCTATGAGCATGACTTGAAATCTATTGTCGCTCATGTCCCAAGACGTTGTCAGTGCCTTTTAATGTCTGCAACTTCAAG TTCTGATGTGGAGAAATTGAAGAAACTTGTGCTGCATAATCCTGTAATCCTGACATTATCTGAAGTAGGTCAATCAAAGGATGATATTATTCCAAAGAATGTCCAACAATTCGTG ATTTCATGCAGTGATCGTGATAAACTATTACACCTTCTTGCTCtgttaaagttggaacttgttcaGAAAAAAGTGTTAATATTTGTCAATTCAATTGACAATGGATTCAGAATAAGGTTATTTCTGGAGCAG TTTGGCATAAGATCTTCTGTTTTAAATGCTGAATTGCCACAAAATTCACGGCTCCATATCCTTGAG GAATTCAATGCAGGGCTGTTTGATTACTTAATAGCAACAGATGACAGCCAGAGAAAGGGGAAGGAACAGACACTAACGGAAAACAAGATGTCATCGAAAAAATCAAAAAAACAATTAAGGCAAAAAATAGATGCAGAATTTGGGGTTGTGAGAGGAATTGACTTCAAGAATGTATTTACG GTAATCAATTTTGACATGCCTCGAGGCCCTGCTGGATATGTTCACAGGATTGGAAGAACAGGAAGAGCATTCAACACTGGTGTAGCTGTGTCGCTT GTATCCCTGGCAGAAGAGGGAATTCTTGAGGAAGTTAAAAGCATGTTTGGAGATGGAGACAACGAAGAATTGTCCAATTGTATTGTACCTTTCCCTTTACTTACTAAGAATGCAGTGGAGTCGTTGCGATACAGAGCTGAG GATGTCGCCAAAGGTGTAACAAAAATTGCAGTTAGAGAATCACGTGCTCAAGATCTTAGAAATGAAATTCTCAACTCTGAAAA GTTGAAGGCTCACTTTGAAGATAATCCAAAAGACTTAG ATTTATTAAAGCATGACAAGTTGCTGAGCAAGAAGGCTCCTCCATCTCATTTACGTGAAGTTCCTGAATATCTTGTTGATCTGACAACAAAGGAAGCCAGCAAGATTCTAAAACTTACGAGGGCTGCAATGGGGATAAAGACCTCAAAGAAGCGGCCTGGGTTCAGGAGAGGGTTAGGTAGAAGCAGAGATCCCCTCAAGACTTTCTCTGCTGAG CCAcggagaaaaggaagaaaaggtgGCAATAAAAGGAAGGAGAGTAACAATGAAGCTTCTAACCAAGGAAGGAAAAAGGCCAGACATGCTGCATGA
- the LOC135643041 gene encoding homeobox-leucine zipper protein HAT22-like isoform X1, which produces MDMTQEGDRDINLALELCIGKRSDKSRDHGEEACSNSRNLYLPLGLFHGVEAEEGSAAGASSHHSTVSSFSCLPSVKKENHAGDEEEEAERLSSRGSDEEDEGGVRKKLRLTKEQSALLEDRFKEHSTINPKQKQTLAGQLNLRPRQIEVWFQNRRARTKLKKMEVDCTLLKRYCEKLSDENQRLQKELQQLKALTSAPPLYMHFPAAASLTMCPTCGRRTERAGDGPRGHECYAGPLLVAPKPYFLNPSFIQQHVS; this is translated from the exons ATGGACATGACCCAAGAGGGTGACCGTGACATTAACCTTGCTCTAGAGTTGTGCATTGGCAAGAGGAGCGACAAGTCGAGAGATCATGGCGAGGAAGCCTGCTCGAATTCTCGCAACCTTTATCTACCATTAGGCCTCTTTCATGGTGTGGAAGCTGAGGAAGGTAGCGCGGCAGGGGCGTCCTCGCATCATAGCACTGTTTCCTCGTTCTCATGTCTTCCGAGCGTAAAGAAGGAGAACCATGCAGgagacgaggaagaagaggcaGAGCGGCTGTCATCTCGAGGCAGTGATGAGGAAGACGAGGGTGGTGTGAGGAAGAAGCTGAGGCTTACAAAGGAGCAGTCTGCTCTGTTGGAGGACAGATTCAAGGAGCACAGCACCATCAACCCG AAACAAAAGCAAACCCTGGCAGGGCAACTAAATCTCCGGCCGCGGCAAATCGAAGTATGGTTTCAGAACAGGAGGGCGAG GACGAAGCTCAAGAAGATGGAAGTCGACTGCACCCTCCTAAAGAGGTACTGTGAGAAGCTGAGCGACGAGAACCAGAGACTGCAGAAGGAGCTGCAGCAGCTGAAGGCGCTCACGTCTGCACCACCGCTCTACATGCACTTCCCTGCTGCGGCCAGCCTCACCATGTGCCCTACCTGCGGGAGAAGAACTGAGCGTGCCGGCGACGGCCCCAGAGGTCATGAGTGTTACGCCGGACCCCTCCTGGTGGCACCAAAGCCCTACTTCTTGAATCCTTCGTTCATCCAGCAGCATGTCAGCTAG
- the LOC135643041 gene encoding homeobox-leucine zipper protein HAT22-like isoform X2, translated as MDMTQEGDRDINLALELCIGKRSDKSRDHGEEACSNSRNLYLPLGLFHGVEAEEGDEEEEAERLSSRGSDEEDEGGVRKKLRLTKEQSALLEDRFKEHSTINPKQKQTLAGQLNLRPRQIEVWFQNRRARTKLKKMEVDCTLLKRYCEKLSDENQRLQKELQQLKALTSAPPLYMHFPAAASLTMCPTCGRRTERAGDGPRGHECYAGPLLVAPKPYFLNPSFIQQHVS; from the exons ATGGACATGACCCAAGAGGGTGACCGTGACATTAACCTTGCTCTAGAGTTGTGCATTGGCAAGAGGAGCGACAAGTCGAGAGATCATGGCGAGGAAGCCTGCTCGAATTCTCGCAACCTTTATCTACCATTAGGCCTCTTTCATGGTGTGGAAGCTGAGGAAG gagacgaggaagaagaggcaGAGCGGCTGTCATCTCGAGGCAGTGATGAGGAAGACGAGGGTGGTGTGAGGAAGAAGCTGAGGCTTACAAAGGAGCAGTCTGCTCTGTTGGAGGACAGATTCAAGGAGCACAGCACCATCAACCCG AAACAAAAGCAAACCCTGGCAGGGCAACTAAATCTCCGGCCGCGGCAAATCGAAGTATGGTTTCAGAACAGGAGGGCGAG GACGAAGCTCAAGAAGATGGAAGTCGACTGCACCCTCCTAAAGAGGTACTGTGAGAAGCTGAGCGACGAGAACCAGAGACTGCAGAAGGAGCTGCAGCAGCTGAAGGCGCTCACGTCTGCACCACCGCTCTACATGCACTTCCCTGCTGCGGCCAGCCTCACCATGTGCCCTACCTGCGGGAGAAGAACTGAGCGTGCCGGCGACGGCCCCAGAGGTCATGAGTGTTACGCCGGACCCCTCCTGGTGGCACCAAAGCCCTACTTCTTGAATCCTTCGTTCATCCAGCAGCATGTCAGCTAG